From a single Arachis hypogaea cultivar Tifrunner chromosome 3, arahy.Tifrunner.gnm2.J5K5, whole genome shotgun sequence genomic region:
- the LOC112774884 gene encoding 18.1 kDa class I heat shock protein-like encodes MSIIPTTNPLEENSSLALPQLSQEDPLFVSKDVDWKETAEAHVFKADMTGLNKEEVKVDVEEGGVLQISAERSVQREENNGDAMHRVECATGRFSRSFTLSANARMDQLKTSIDNGVLTVTVPKDDLNLLHVVSN; translated from the coding sequence ATGTCGATTATCCCAACGACGAACCCCTTGGAGGAAAACTCTTCCCTTGCACTGCCACAACTGTCACAGGAGGACCCCTTGTTCGTGAGCAAAGACGTGGATTGGAAGGAGACGGCAGAAGCGCATGTGTTCAAGGCTGATATGACGGGTCTGAACAAAGAGGAGGTGAAGGTTGATGTTGAAGAAGGCGGTGTGCTTCAGATAAGCGCCGAGAGAAGCGTACAAAGGGAAGAAAACAACGGTGATGCCATGCACCGCGTCGAGTGCGCCACTGGAAGATTCTCTAGGAGCTTCACTCTTTCTGCTAATGCTAGAATGGATCAGCTCAAAACTTCCATCGACAATGGGGTTCTAACTGTCACTGTCCCCAAAGACGACCTCAACCTATTGCATGTTGTTTCCAATTGA